CATGGTTGTCTGCCTTTTTATAATCTCCTTGCCCTCTATTTCCTTCCACAAAACTCCCAGCTGGTCGGCCAAAAGCTGAAATATCTTTTCGTCGTCCTCATCAAAGGGAGAGGTTCCTTCAACGCATATGACCCCCAAAAGTTTCTCGGAGAAAAGGATGGGCACATCCAATTCTGATTTTGTTTCTTCAAGAAAGGGGAAATACTCCTTGCTTTCGTCCACCGAGGAGGTGTTTATTATCTTCCTTTCCTTGGCGGCTTCATAGGTAAGGCCTTTGCCCGATTCTCTAAGTTTTTGCGACATCTCTCTAAAGAGGCCTTTGTCCAAGTAGGTTGCAGCCACTATGGAGAGAGAGACCTCGCTTTCGGTTGGGTCTTGAGCTAGAATGGTTATGTTGGGGTAGTCCAGTCTCTCCTTCAACAGGGATAACAATCTGTCAAAAAGCCCCTGGAGGGAATCTTCGCTAGATAACTCCCTTACTATTTTGTTTAGGAGTTCCAGGCGATCACTGTACTTTTGAAGCTTGAACTCCTTTTCCTTCATTTCGCTGATGTCCATCAAGGTCTCGATTGCTCCTATTATGTTTCCTTCTTTATCCTTGATGGGGCACGCTGCGAACTTGAGCCAAGTCCCTCCCTTAATTGTATGTAAGAAGATCTCCCCTTCCCAACCTCCATCGTTCAAAGGGCTAGGGTGGCACGCTTCGCCGTAGAAAGATCGAATCTTTTCCGTGTCAGCTCCGTCCAATATCAGGTCGGCCAATAAGGGGCGAGGAGGATCGTAAAAGTCAAGGCTTTCCCAGGTTTTACCGAGGATCGATTCCCGCAAGATGCCTGTTAAAGTCTCCCAAGAGCTGTTCCACGCTATGAACTGGTGGTCTTTGTTCAGCATGAATATGGGAACGGGAATCTTGTCCAAAAATTCCTCTAGCGTTATTTCTCCTAAGCTCCCTAAGTCATCCAGAACTCCCATATTCATCACACCTTTTATTCAATTTTGTTGCTTTCGGTTTCAGATAGCCTCTGCAAAAGCTCGGTCAAGACTTCTTCAAGTTCCTTGAGCCTGCTTCCGTAGGCGGCCCAGTCTCCCTTTTGTGCTGCTTCCTTGGCGGCCTCGAAGGCTATTTTTGCTTCTTGGGCCAAAACTTCTGGTGATTTGCCCTCTAAAAGGCTTCCATCAGGTTCCCTCTTTTGGGTAACAATAGAAGGTTTAGCCTTTTGGATGCCCTTATCAGGGGCTGGCCCCAGGAGGTTGGTCAGGGCTTCCTCCAGGCGTTCTCCCCATGCAACCCTTCCACCTGAGGAAACGATGACTCGCTTAAGTTCCGGAAGGTCGCTGTTTTCTGCCCTCAGGTACAAGGGCTGTACGTAAAGCAGGGAGTCCCCAGTGGGTATGACCAGGAGGTTGCCTCGAATTACGTCTGAACCCCTCTGACTCCACAGGGAAAGCTGTGCGGATATCTCCGGGTCTTGGTCTATCAGGGCCTCAACCTGCGTCGGGCCGTAAATGAGCTTCTGCTTGGGGAACTGATACACCAATAGCTCTCCGTAATTATCTCCATCGGATCTTCCTGCTATCCAGGCTATCATGTTGTCCCTGCCCACGGGTGTGAAGGGGGCGATGAGCATGAATTCAGCCCTCTCTTCTCCTGCAAGCTTCATTATCACGTAATACGCATTCAGGCTTCCTGCCTTGCCGCTTTTGGGAAGCTCCCACACGTCCTCCTTGTTGTAGAAGGTGTTGGTGTCCTTCATGTGGTAAGTCCTGAATATCTCGCTCTGTATGAGGAACAGCCCCTTGGGATATCTTATGTGCTTCCTAAAGGAGGCTGGGGCCTCGTCCATGGGCTTGAAAAGGGTAGGGAAGATCTTGGCCCAGCTTTTTACCAAGGGGTCTTCTGTGTCAGCTATGTAGAAGTTCATCTCCCCGTTGTAGGCATCAACCGTTACCTTCACGCTATTTCGTATGTAGTTTATTCGCCCCGCGGGAGTGCTCACAGGCTCCGAGTAGGGGTACAGGTTAGTCGCCGTGTAGGCATCCTGGACCCAAACCAGTTTACCGTCCATGATCGTAAGGTACGGGTCGTTGTCGTAGAGCAAGAAGGGGGCCACCTTCCTGACCCGTTCCCCTATGCTCCGGTAGAACATTATCCGGCTTTCGGGCAGTATGGCGTCGGTGAACAAAATCTGAGAGTCCCTAAACCTGACGGCGAAGGCAAGGCGCCTCCATATGGAGCCTATGGCGACCCCTCCTGTCCCTTCGTAGGTGGTCCTCACGTTGGCGCCCCCCATGGGGTAATCGAACTCTTTTATTTTGGTCTTGACCAGCACGTACGGCTGAACCTTTTCACCGTAGTATATCTGGGGCCGTTCTATCTCCAGTGGGACGGAGATTCGTGGCGGCAGGTCCTTTATGAAGAAGACCGGTTTGCCCTCAGGGTCTATCTCGGTCACCGGGTTCATTACTACACCGTAGCCGTGGGTGAACTCCAGGTGCATGTTTACCCAGGTTGGGTTTTGCAATTGCTGTAGGTCCAGTTCCCTCGCAGAGAGCATGACCTGTCTGTATGAACCCCCTAGGTTGTACCTGTCTATGTCTATGTCGTTGAAGTCGTAGTAAGATCTTATCTCCTGAAGCTGTTTGTAGGTCCTCAAAAGAGGCCTGTAATCCCAAAGTCGTATATTGTTTATGGTCTCCTTTTCTTTCTGGATTTGTTCCCAGGTTACGCTATTGGCCGGCAGGAAATCCACCGTCTTCAGTGAATCAAGGCCGTAAGCCTTCAGGGTGCTTTCTATGTTGTATTGTATGTATGGTGCTTCCTTTTGGTACTCGTTGGGCTCTACTACGTACTTTTGGACTATGCCAGGGTAGACGCCTCTTATCACTATATTCGAGGCCACCAAAAGCACTAGTGCCACGGCGGCGAGCTTCCAAGTCCTCCTCATGATGTTTACCAAAAGGAGGATGGCCACGATCATCGATAGGGCGAACATGACGTTGATGCCCAAAAGCCTTGCGTGGATGTCAGTGTATCCTGCTCCGAATACTACTCCTTGGGGAGAGAAGAGAAGATTGAACCTCTCAAGCCAAAAACCGGCCCCCCAGGAGGCCACACACAAAGCACCCAGAACGGAAAGATGTCTTCTTGCTTTTTGAGGGAGGGAAAAGTGGCTTTGCTCCCTCATCTGGGGAATCCATGCCAAAACGAAGATCAAGGTTGAACCCAAAAGGGCCGTTATGAGTATTCCCACGAGCCAGTCCTGAAGCAGCGAGTAAAAGGGAAGGTCGAAAACGTAAAAGGCTATGTTCTTTCCGAATATAGGGTCGGAAGACGAGAACAAAGCCTTGTTCAGGAAGCGTAAGACCACGTCCCATTGAGATTTTACGCCCAGGCCGTTCATTATGGAGATCAAAAAGGCCACTATGACTACGATCACTCCAGACCTCTTGGTGGGAATTGGGGTTATGCCCTCTATATCCAAGGAGGCGGCGTCCTTTCGGGCCAAAAGCCATGAGGTCGTCAGTATGATAAAGGCCCCTATGGACGCTGCTAAGAACAAGCCCCATTGGGGAAGTACCTGCTTCCAGAACACCGCCGAAAAACCCCTTGCATCGAACCACAGCCAATCGGTGTAGAACTTGGCGAAAGCCGGGAAAAAGACGGTGGAAAACACTAAAAGGGCCAGAAGCACTAAAAGCCCCTTCTTGAATTTCAAAGCGGGAAGGTTCAAAGGCTTACCTTCGCCCCCTCCGTGGAAAATATCTCTCATGGACATGGCCTATCCCCTCGATTTCTTTGTTTTGTTTGTCTTTGAATGTCCCATGTTAGCATATATGCTACATTGGTTAATGGACAATACGCATCAGTACGTATGACTATTTTAACTGGTTAATGGGTAATATGCAAAAAGAATGGATGTGCTCTAGGAGGTATTTTTGCTCCTTACCTTCCAGGTGTACAAGGCAATGGTGATAGCAGATAAAACTAGGGTTATAACGGTAGTTTTATGAAGCAGCTTTTCCACCAAGTCGCTATTGTTGCCTACCCAGTATCCTATGAAGGCCAACACCACCACCCATATACCTGAACCGAGGGCCGTGAAGGTCAAAAACAATCCCATGGGCATGCGGGCAAGTCCTGCGGGGAGGGAAATCAACTGCCTTATTCCGGGCAAGAGCCTTCCTATGAAGGTGCTTATATGCCCATGCCGGGCGAAGAATACCTCGGATTTTTTAAGGGTCTTTTCGCTCACCAGGAAATATTTGCCCCACCGTTCAAAGAAGGGCCTTCCTATCCTCACTGCGATCCAGTAATTGAAGATAGCACCCAGCAAGCTGCCGACTATACCGGCAAGGATGACCATCCAAAGGTTCATCTCTCCCTGGGATGCAAGATATCCTGCGGGAGGTACCACTACCTCGCTGGGGAAAGGAAAGAAGGAGGACTCCAAGAACATGAGAGCCACTATGCCCGGGTATCCCATGTGTCCTATGGTGTCAACCAGGAAATTGACCAGGTGTCCCAACATGAACTTTATCACCTTTCGTAGCCGTTTTTGCGGCCTTTAACTGATTCTATTTCCACCTTTACTACACAAACGGCCCCCAAGGCCTTTTCGGGGAAAGGCAAGGCCCTTCCGGCGTATTGTTTCACTATTATATCGAGGCCTTTCTTTTTTTCCTCTGGATCCTCCAGTATGGTTGCCCTGCCGTAGCCTATGACGCTTCTATAATGTACGGTCCATTCACATGGGTCTTCATCCGAGATTATCTTGACGTCGCAGTCTATCTCGAAACACACGTGAGGGTCATCCTTTATGCAGTCTATCTTTTTGCCTCCGCCGAAGCCATGAAAATATATGGCACCATCCTCGTAGCCGTAACACAGGGGCACCACATATGGGAAGGGGCTGCCGTTGAAGGCCACCCTGCATATCTTCTCCCTTTTTAGGATCTTTTCTATTTCCTTGGGGTCCGTTATCTCCTTGTCCTTTCTCCTCATTGCTCTATCCATCTTGAACCCTCCCAAGGCTGTTATTTTATATCAGGCGCCAGAGCTTTGAGTTTTTCTTCTATCTTTAGAGCCCTTGGAGTTGCTGCAATACCTCCCAGACTGGTCTCCCTGAGGGTTTCAGGAAGGGCCTTTCCTACCTTGTACATGGCGTCTATTACTTCGTCAGGCGGTATGGAGGACTCTATACCTGCTGATGCCATGTCGGAGCATACGGCTGCCAGAGCGGTCAAGGTGCCATTTCGCTTTATGCATGGGACCTCCACGAGCCCTGCTACTGGGTCGCAGACCAGGCCCAATATGGACTTGATGACCAGGGCTGCGCTTTGGGCCACCGCTTCGGCGGAGGCCTTCCTCATGTGGGTCAAGGCTCCGGCGGCCATGGCCGCTGCAGCTCCGCACTCAGCTTGACACCCTCCCTCAGCACCAGAGAGGGTTGCCCTTGATGCTATTATGGCTCCTATTCCTCCTGCCGTTATTAGCCCTTCGAGAAGGGTTTGTTGAGAGAACGAAAAGATCTCCTCTGCTGCAAACAGCACCCCCGGCAGGATGCCGCAACTTCCCGCGGTGGGAGCCGCAACTATCCTTCCCATGGATGCGTTGTGCGTTGCCACCGCCAAGGCTATCTGACAGGCTCTTGTGACGAATTTCCCCGAAAGCGGCTGATTTGCCCCCTCGTAAAAGTTCATCTTATCGGAGATGTCCGAAACTATCTTGCCTGAAGGTTTCTTTTCCAGCGCTTCCTCCACGGACCTCCTCATCTCCTGTAACCTTAGGGCCATGTTCTCTTTGATTACAGGAATTTTGTCGCCGTACTCCAGGCTCTGCCTCTCCACGAAGGCATCAGGAAAGGATATGGTCTTTGTCCTGGATATGGAAAGGATCTCCTCGAAAGAAAGCATGGCCTTCACTCTCCAAGCTTCAAGGGTAACACCCTGAATATTTCGCTGTGGCAGCGAGAGATTGCGTCCATTATCTCCGTTTGGGGGTTTTCGTCAAGTTCCACTACCATCGCTGCGCCTTTGCCTCTGCCCTGCCTGTGGAGCGTCAAGGTTGCTATGTTCAAGCCCTTTGAGGCCAAAAGGCCAGTTATAGATGCTACAACTCCCGGAGTGTCCCTGTGGAAGGTAACTAAAGCAGGCAGTTCTCCGGAGAGTTCCAGCTTGAAGCCGTCTATCTCCAAGAGCCTCACGGCGCCTCCACCTATGGATGCTCCCACCACTTCCATGGAAGTGTCTTCGTCCTTGAAGAGAAACCTAGCGGAGTTAGGATGAGCTCCATCGGGGTGTTCTTCCTTGAAGGTCCAATGGATGCCCTTTTTCTTTGCTTCTTCCCTTGCGTTGGGAATCCTTGGATCATCGGGCAGAAAGCCCAAGAGTCCCGCCAGGATTGCAAGGTCAGTCCCGTGTCCCCACCAGGTGGCGGCGAAGCTTCCCCTCAAAAATATGGTGACTTCCCTTACAGGTCTGCCCCATATGAGAGCCGCCAACCTGCCCAACCTTGCCGCTCCCGCGGTGTGGCTGGATGAAGGGCCTATCATTACTGGACCTATAACATCCTCTAGTCGCATTTTCCTTTTACGCCTCCCTGTGAGTGTATCCCCAGGTTATAAAGTGCCATTGCTATGTCCTGGGCGGTTTCCTGGAATATTATTTTTTCTTCCTCTGTGACCATGTATTCTTTGGGCAAGGCGACGGTGATTAGGCCAAAAACGTGTCCCTGGTATTCCAGCCTGGTGGACATGGAGTATTTGTCCGGATATTCGTTCAATAATGGAATGTAGCTGCAGGGGACCACTTCCTTTTCTATTATGACCCCAGGGTTCTCTAAAACTTTTCGGCAAGCTCTGTTGAGCTCCTTGCGGCACATCCTTTCGGATATGGGGGTGTCGCCATCTATCATGGCTGCCTCGAAAATGGTGGCCAGGTAATTTTTGAACTCCAATATGGCTATCCAAACGTTAGGATATCCTTGGTTGACCACCAGGCTTACGCATATGCTCTGAACAAGTCGTGTGGGGTCCTTTTCGCTGTTTATTAGGCGGTGAATGTCTCTTACGGATTTTAGCACCACGTTCAAGCGCTTTAACTGCTCTTGTGCCTCTTTTAGGTCCGTTACGTCCCTTCCGACGCTCTGGATCTCTATGAGCTTGCCGTTTTGGTCAAATATACCTCTGTTTCTCCACTGAACGAACTGTCTTTTTCCTGAGGGCAGATCGTTATATACTTCGCTGGTTTTGACGGGGGTTTCAGGAGTCAGAAAGGTTAGAATCTCCCTTTTCAGCCGTTCTGCTGTCTCAGGGTCGTAATCATCGAATATGGAGCTTCCCAAAAGTTCTTCCTTTGACATTCCCTTGTATCGGCAGTAGGCATCGTTGACGAAGGTCAAAACCCCATCTGTATTGAGGCGGACTATGAACTCGTCCTGGTCCTGAACCACTGCATGGTACCTTCTTTCGCTCTCCTTCAATGCCTCCTCGGCTTTGATCTGTTGAGATATGTCTCTATATATGACGTAGCACATCATGGTGTCTTGGTCCAGAATTAGGGGAACCTGAACCAGCTCCAGGTGGAGGATCTTCCCGTCCTTGTTCTGTCTTTTTACCTGCATGTGAATGTTTTCTCCCGACCAGAAGCGCTTATCTATCTCTCGGGCTTCGGCAATCAACCTTGCATCCTGGGTCACTATGTCGTAGCAGGCCCTTCCTATGACTTCCCCCTCGGGGTAACCGAAAAGTTTTAAGAAGGCTGGATTTGCTCTGGTTATCCTGCCTTTTGGATCGCATATCATTATGGCAAGGGGGGTTGCCTCGAACAGCTTTTCGAAAAATACCTTTTCCCTTCTGAAAGCATATTCGGCGTTTTTTCTCTCGGTTATGTCCCGGTAGATGGTGTAATCGTAGAGCGTTCCGTCTTCCAGCTCGAAGGGCACCTGCAGGAGCTCCACTGGTATGGCTGTTCCGTCCCTTCTTAGGCGTATAGTTTCTAAGCATACTTTTTCTTTGGAGCCCCACATGAGTTCATCTACAGCCACTGCCTCTCTCATGAGGTCGGGCGTAGGGGCCACCACGTCGTTTCCGTTTTTACCTATCACTTCCTCCTCGGAGTATCCGAAAAGTTCACAGAAGGTGCGATTGGCCCTTATGATCCTTTCTTCCCTGTCGCAGATTATTATGGCCTCGGGGGAGTGATCGAAGAGGTTCTCGAAAAAGGACCCGCCGAGTACAGGGCCCGTGAAATCTTTTTTTTCGTGCTTTTTGCTGAAGAGCCTGGCCATTGAGGGACTTCCCCCTTTTACCTGTTTGTCTTGTGATGTTATTTTAGCATGGCTTCAGACAGAAAGGGCACCTTCATGGAGATGGTGATTTAACGGCAACAGGCATGTACACCCTTTGCGGAGGGGGCGAGGTTTCTCCGTATATCCTGGTTAAGCTTTTATCCTCGAAGATTCCTGCCTCGCTAGCCATGGAGGCAAGTTTCTTCCTTAGACCAAAGCTTTCGGATGGGAGGTTTGCCACCACAAGGCATGGAGTCTGATCTGATGAATCAAAGCCGTACCAAAGGTTTTCGTCCCCTGACTCAGGCGCCTTTCGGTCCAGGTACTTGGAGCAGAAGGCCTCGCTCACCGGTCCAATAGGCCACTTCTTTCCCTCCTCGTGGTAATACATGAGGGCGGCAGATTTCAATGTGCGCATGTCGGAGATTATCCTCGTTGCCATGGCCTTATCCCTTCCCGAAAGGGTGGTCAAGAGGAGCATTCCCGAAAGTACCCCAATGATTATGAAGACCACAAGCAGTTCTACTAAGGTAAATCCTCTTTTTTTCATGTGCGTCTCCTATTTTCAAGCCCTACCAACCAAAAGCAGTGGGCTTTGTTGCTTTGTTTTGTGTATTAATATACCATAATATATATAAAAGAAATATATTTCATTTGCAAATAAAAGTTGCTGGGGGAGATTCACGAATTGACCAATTCTGGCATGGTTTACGTTTTGATATTTGTGTTCATAGCGGGTTTTTTGCTGGGAGTAATAGTGTCTTCTTTCATGAGGTTCTTTCATGGCAGGGCGGCACGGGAGCTGGCAGAAAACCAGATGGAGATGGCCATGTCCCGTCTGAAGGAGGCTTTCGGTGAGCTTTCCGTTCAGGCTCTGAGCCGTTCCACTGATGAGTTTTTGAAGCTCGCTCGCTCGAGGTTTGAAGCAGAAAGACAGGCGACCTCACAGGAGCTTGAGGGTAAAAAGGCCCTTATAGATCAGAAACTGGAAGAGATGGCATCAAAGCTGGAGAACGTGTCCAGGCTTATAAAGGAACTTGAAAAGGATAGGGAGAAGAAATTTGGGGAGCTTGCAGGAAAGCTTTCCGAGTTCAGCATCCAGACGGCGGAGTTGGCCCGAACCGCTGGAAACCTAAAGGAAGTTTTGGCAAGCTCCAAGGCGAGAGGGCAGTGGGGGGAGAGGATGGCCGAGGACATATTGCAGGCTGTAGGGCTAGTCGAAGGTATAAATTACAAGAAACAGAGCCAGACGGCCAATGGCACGAGGCCAGATTTTACTTTTTTTCTTCCCCGGGGACTGGTCCTCAACATGGACGTCAAATTTCCTTTCGACAACTATGTAAGATATATGGAGTCCCCTTCGGAGCAGGAGAAGGAGTCCTTCGCCAAGGCCTTCATAAGGGACGTCAGAAACAGGATAAAGGAAGTGGCTTCCAGGGAGTACATAGATCCAGAGCAGGGGACTGTGGATTATGCGTTGCTTTTCATCCCTAACGAGCAGGTTTTTTCCTTTATCCAAGAAAAGGAACCTGGGCTTTTGGATGAGGCTCTTTCGAGGAAAGTAATATTCTGCTCCCCTACGACCCTCTTTGCCGTTTTGGCCGTGGTGAGACAGGCCGTGGAAAACTTTGCCTTACAGCAGGCATCCAAGGAGATTCTGGCCCTTTTCGGCAGGTTCAAAGCCGAGTGGGAAAAGTTCCTTGATAGGATGGATAAATTGGGCAAGAGGATCAAATCCCTTCAGGACGAGTACGACTCCCTGGTCAATTCAAGGCGCAAAGGTTTGGAACGAGTGCTTGATAAAATAGACCAAGAGAGAGCAATGCAGGCTTTGGTGAAGGAAGGAGCAAACAAAAGTCTAGAGGAAGAGGAAGGAGCCGAGGCATGAAGAAAAGATGTTTGTGGATATGTCTTTTGTGTTTGTTTGCGTGTTTTTTCCTTCCTGTCAGGTCCAGTGCCGAAGAATTGATAAGGGTCGGGGTATATGAGTATTACCCCCTTATCTTTACTGAAGATGACAAGGTCAAAGGACTGTACGCCGATGTCCTGGAGCATATAGCCAAAAAGGAAGGTTACACTTTGCAATACGTCAAAGGAACCTTCGATGAGGGATTGAAGCGCCTCGAAAGAGGAGAAATAGATGTTATGACGGCCATTGTTTTCTCTCCTGAGAGGGAAAGACTTTACGATTTCAGCACGGAGGCGGTGTTCACCGATTGGGGGGTGCTTTACAAGCGAAAGGGCCTGAACGTAGATTCCATATTGGACGTTGAAGATTTGACGGTTGCGGTGGAAAAAAGCGACATATACGGTGAATATTTTAAAAAACTCCTAGGGGATTTTGGCATCAGGTGCAGGTTCATGGA
The DNA window shown above is from Thermovirga lienii DSM 17291 and carries:
- a CDS encoding putative PAS/PAC sensor protein (PFAM: PAS fold~TIGRFAM: PAS domain S-box~COGs: COG2202 FOG: PAS/PAC domain~InterPro IPR000014: IPR001610: IPR013656: IPR000700~KEGG: mpd:MCP_1856 putative histidine kinase~PFAM: PAS fold-4 domain protein~SMART: PAS domain containing protein; PAC repeat-containing protein~SPTR: Putative histidine kinase;~TIGRFAM: PAS sensor protein), with the protein product MARLFSKKHEKKDFTGPVLGGSFFENLFDHSPEAIIICDREERIIRANRTFCELFGYSEEEVIGKNGNDVVAPTPDLMREAVAVDELMWGSKEKVCLETIRLRRDGTAIPVELLQVPFELEDGTLYDYTIYRDITERKNAEYAFRREKVFFEKLFEATPLAIMICDPKGRITRANPAFLKLFGYPEGEVIGRACYDIVTQDARLIAEAREIDKRFWSGENIHMQVKRQNKDGKILHLELVQVPLILDQDTMMCYVIYRDISQQIKAEEALKESERRYHAVVQDQDEFIVRLNTDGVLTFVNDAYCRYKGMSKEELLGSSIFDDYDPETAERLKREILTFLTPETPVKTSEVYNDLPSGKRQFVQWRNRGIFDQNGKLIEIQSVGRDVTDLKEAQEQLKRLNVVLKSVRDIHRLINSEKDPTRLVQSICVSLVVNQGYPNVWIAILEFKNYLATIFEAAMIDGDTPISERMCRKELNRACRKVLENPGVIIEKEVVPCSYIPLLNEYPDKYSMSTRLEYQGHVFGLITVALPKEYMVTEEEKIIFQETAQDIAMALYNLGIHSQGGVKGKCD
- a CDS encoding hypothetical protein (PFAM: Prokaryotic N-terminal methylation motif~TIGRFAM: prepilin-type N-terminal cleavage/methylation domain~InterPro IPR000983: IPR012902: IPR001120~KEGG: tai:Taci_1052 hypothetical protein~SPTR: Putative uncharacterized protein), whose amino-acid sequence is MKKRGFTLVELLVVFIIIGVLSGMLLLTTLSGRDKAMATRIISDMRTLKSAALMYYHEEGKKWPIGPVSEAFCSKYLDRKAPESGDENLWYGFDSSDQTPCLVVANLPSESFGLRKKLASMASEAGIFEDKSLTRIYGETSPPPQRVYMPVAVKSPSP
- a CDS encoding protein of unknown function DUF195 (PFAM: RmuC family~COGs: COG1322 conserved hypothetical protein~InterPro IPR003798~KEGG: dap:Dacet_1804 hypothetical protein~PFAM: protein of unknown function DUF195~SPTR: Putative uncharacterized protein) is translated as MTNSGMVYVLIFVFIAGFLLGVIVSSFMRFFHGRAARELAENQMEMAMSRLKEAFGELSVQALSRSTDEFLKLARSRFEAERQATSQELEGKKALIDQKLEEMASKLENVSRLIKELEKDREKKFGELAGKLSEFSIQTAELARTAGNLKEVLASSKARGQWGERMAEDILQAVGLVEGINYKKQSQTANGTRPDFTFFLPRGLVLNMDVKFPFDNYVRYMESPSEQEKESFAKAFIRDVRNRIKEVASREYIDPEQGTVDYALLFIPNEQVFSFIQEKEPGLLDEALSRKVIFCSPTTLFAVLAVVRQAVENFALQQASKEILALFGRFKAEWEKFLDRMDKLGKRIKSLQDEYDSLVNSRRKGLERVLDKIDQERAMQALVKEGANKSLEEEEGAEA